A single genomic interval of Rhododendron vialii isolate Sample 1 chromosome 3a, ASM3025357v1 harbors:
- the LOC131320473 gene encoding uncharacterized protein LOC131320473: MEKAKQVGGSSSSSFTSDLFGPKDSSSSSPSSSYGLFGSVFGPPSTGLGKDSSYSGFMGSVRKQDYESQNSNGKNGNPGLTNSKDKRYQSETVEPCNFSSSIYYGGQEVYSPTSQPTVSQHVFKKDGGDDDPNASNSNSASRGNWWQGSLYY, encoded by the exons ATGGAGAAAGCAAAGCAAGTGGgtggttcttcttcttcgtcctTTACTTCCGATCTGTTTGGTCCCAAGgactcctcctcttcttctccatcATCTTCTTACGGTCTGTTTGGCTCTGTTTTTGGACCACCATCAACG GGGTTAGGGAAGGATTCTTCTTACTCTGGGTTCATGGGATCAGTCAGAAAGCAGGATTACGAAAGTCAAAACAGCAATGGTAAAAATGGAAATCCAGGTTTGACAAACAGCAAAGACAAGAGATATCAGAGTGAAACAGTTGAACCTTGCAATTTCAGCTCCTCAATATACTATGGAGGCCAAGAGGTTTATTCCCCAACTAGCCAGCCAACTGTTTCTCAGCATGTT TTCAAGAAAGATGGGGGAGATGATGATCCAAATGCAAGTAACTCAAACTCTGCTTCAAGAGGAAATTGGTGGCAGG GGTCACTCTATTACTAA
- the LOC131321223 gene encoding uncharacterized protein LOC131321223: MELVNVRKSSLDAEVFKLASCGPAIMDANATPSNGCFVRVKKLCHNPSCLSALMLSNSAKSARIKPEIAMTISKSCNIADRPVGYKCGGRLAREEGAGISVGHPLETVRFFFSVRVYCDDVITICEYGPQLVFRYNGPKSLSNRWFHCYRDCLNLTNWPKSSNLILLVQLTPG; this comes from the exons ATGGAGCTGGTGAATGTCAGAAAATCTTCACTTGATGCTGAAGTTTTCAAACTGGCTTCTTGTGGGCCAGCAATTATGGATGCGAATGCTACTCCTTCCAATGGTTGCTTCGTTAGGGTGAAGAAACTGTGCCATAACCCTAGCTGCCTCTCTGCTCTTATGCTTTCCAACTCCGCTAAAAGTGCTAGAATCAAGCCTGAAATTGCCATGACCATTTCTAAGAGCTGCAACATTGCTGACCGTCCTGTTGGTTACAAGTGTGGAG GAAGATTAGCACGTGAGGAGGGAGCGGGGATTTCTGTTGGTCACCCATTGGAGACAGTGAGATTTTTCTTCTCCGTCAGGGTATATTGTGATGATGTGATCACAATCTGTGAATACGGCCCACAGCTAGTGTTTCGTTACAATGGCCCCAAAAGTTTAAGCAACCGGTGGTTCCATTGCTACCGTGATTGCTTAAATTTGACGAATTGGCCTAAAAGTTCGAATTTAATACTCCTTGTCCAGCTTACTCCAGGTTAA
- the LOC131320474 gene encoding uncharacterized protein LOC131320474, with amino-acid sequence MDTSAPPTKFATAIHITALDGIVNVNSLFTLAVFIGLSWNPRDPTNGLIDPNNNPTCAATPQISEDLVAFHVYSFSSFLFSSLVALGLKQAIRISSGSSRFPRTFHLSSDLTFDLAWVNKNLLRVGYLVSAAGSVSGCVFLMLALINVVQIKLGTLVCGSAHTYGAVVPLVILVPSALLIYVCSVLYAFTR; translated from the coding sequence ATGGACACCTCCGCCCCACCGACCAAATTCGCCACCGCCATCCACATAACAGCTCTCGACGGCATCGTCAACGTCAACTCCCTCTTCACCCTCGCCGTCTTCATAGGCCTCTCCTGGAACCCTCGCGACCCCACAAACGGCCTCATCGACCCAAACAACAACCCCACCTGCGCCGCCACTCCCCAAATCTCCGAAGACCTCGTCGCCTTCCACGTCTACTCCTTCAGCTCCTTCCTCTTCTCCAGCCTCGTCGCCCTGGGCCTCAAGCAGGCCATCCGGATCTCCTCCGGATCGTCCCGCTTCCCCCGGACCTTCCACCTCAGCAGCGACCTCACCTTCGACCTGGCCTGGGTCAACAAAAACCTGCTCCGGGTCGGGTACCTGGTGTCCGCGGCGGGTTCGGTCAGCGGGTGCGTCTTCCTGATGCTGGCTCTGATCAATGTGGTTCAGATCAAGCTGGGGACGCTGGTGTGCGGGAGCGCGCACACGTATGGGGCTGTGGTGCCGCTGGTGATTTTGGTCCCTTCTGCGCTGCTTATTTatgtttgttctgttttgtaTGCTTTTACTCGGTAG
- the LOC131320475 gene encoding rop guanine nucleotide exchange factor 7-like isoform X1, protein MESSAEKSERKDGYESCAANGSGSDSLTDSAAECRDSSTSSSSRSSSDASLGPLGWPIRKARVVKSSISDVSLGEIKSHKDDSKLKKLGPKISEIDMMKERFAKLLLGEDMSGSGKGVCTALAISNAITNLCATVFGQLWRLEPLPLEKKSMWQREMEWLLCVSDHIVELIPAWQTFPDGSKLEIMTCRPRSDIFINLPALRKLDNMLLEILDSFSNTEFWYVDQGVIAPETTDGSASFRKSTQRQEEKWWLPVPRVPPGGLLEDTKKQLNHKRECANQILKAAMSINNIALAEMEVPESYLEALPKNGRACLGDVIYRYITSDQFSSDCLLDCLDLSSEHVALEIANRVEASIHVWHKRIQTKPTANPNRSAAKSSWEMVKDLMVVGDKRALLAERAESLLLCLKQRFPGLTQTSLDTSKIQCNKDVGKSILESYSRVLESLAYNIVARIDDLLYVDDISRHSDNKLSSAPTVSVIAHKRVTVPHSAPVSGTPYATAFSSPKPSPAPSIGPGTRGERTPFPSGNSNKPPRHGFGVKRALTNYFGGEAKVKNFANQTEGLVLVPNKHDEARPSQTGVEGSEHQKEPSAHKGKENRNMSS, encoded by the exons ATGGAAAGTTCAGCTGAGAAGAGCGAGAGAAAAGATGGGTATGAATCTTGTGCTGCAAACGGTAGCGGAAGTGACTCCCTAACCGATTCAGCGGCTGAGTGCAGAGACAGCAGCACAAGTTCTAGCAGCAGATCCAGCTCTGACGCTTCTCTGGGTCCATTGGGTTGGCCTATAAGGAAGGCCCGTGTGGTGAAAAGCTCGATTTCAGATGTATCTCTAGGGGAAATCAAATCCCATAAGGATGATTCCAAGTTGAAGAAACTGGGTCCGAAAATTTCAG AAATTGACATGATGAAGGAGAGGTTTGCAAAGTTGTTGCTTGGTGAAGACATGTCTGGGAGTGGTAAAGGGGTTTGCACAGCGTTGGCCATCTCCAATGCCATTACCAATCTCTGTG CTACTGTTTTTGGTCAACTCTGGAGATTGGAGCCGTTGCCTTTGGAAAAGAAATCTATGTGGCAAAGAGAGATGGAATGGCTTCTTTGTGTTAGCGATCACATCGTTGAGTTAATACCTGCTTGGCAAACATTTCCAGACGGAAGTAAGCTTGAG ATAATGACTTGCAGACCGCGTTCAGACATTTTCATCAACCTCCCAGCTCTCCGTAAACTAGATAATATGCTCCTT GAGATATTAGACAGCTTTAGCAATACGGAGTTTTGGTATGTTGATCAAGGGGTTATAGCCCCAGAAACCACCGATGGTTCAGCCTCTTTCCGCAAGTCTACTCAGCGGCAGGAAGAGAAATGGTGGCTGCCTGTGCCTCGGGTCCCTCCTGGCGGTCTCCTTGAAGATACAAAAAAGCAGTTGAATCACAAGCGCGAATGTGCAAATCAAATACTAAAAGCTGCCATGTCCATCAACAACATAGCTTTAGCGGAAATGGAAGTTCCTGAATCATACTTGGAAGCTCTTCCAAAG AATGGGAGAGCTTGTTTAGGAGATGTTATTTACCGGTACATCACCTCAGACCAATTCTCATCAGACTGCTTGCTTGATTGCCTTGACCTGTCCTCTGAACATGTTGCTTTGGAGATTGCAAACCGTGTGGAGGCATCAATTCACGTATGGCATAAACGAATTCAAACAAAACCCACGGCTAATCCAAACCGGTCTGCTGCAAAATCTTCTTGGGAGATGGTCAAGGATCTAATGGTTGTTGGAGATAAGAGGGCATTGCTTGCAGAAAGAGCTGAAAGCCTTCTTCTTTGCTTGAAACAGCGTTTCCCTGGTCTAACCCAGACCTCCTTGGACACCAGCAAGATACAGTGCAACAAG GATGTAGGAAAATCGATCCTGGAGAGCTACTCGAGAGTTTTGGAAAGCCTGGCGTATAATATTGTTGCGCGTATTGATGATCTGCTATACGTGGACGACATATCGAGACACTCTGATAATAAGCTCTCTTCGGCTCCTACGGTTAGTGTGATTGCTCACAAGAGAGTTACAGTCCCACATTCAGCGCCTGTCTCAGGCACCCCGTATGCAACAGCTTTTTCCTCACCAAAACCTTCGCCTGCACCATCGATTGGACCTGGAACAAGGGGAGAGCGAACACCATTTCCTAGTGGCAACAGCAACAAGCCTCCTCGTCATGGCTTTGGGGTGAAAAGAGCTCTGACAAATTATTTTGGGGGTGAAGCGAAAGTCAAGAACTTTGCGAATCAAACAGAAGGGTTGGTTTTAGTTCCAAACAAACACGATGAAGCACGTCCATCTCAAACTGGTGTGGAAGGTTCAGAGCATCAAAAGGAGCCATCAGCTCACAAGGGAAAAGAGAACAGAAACATGTCCAGCTAG
- the LOC131320475 gene encoding rop guanine nucleotide exchange factor 5-like isoform X2 — protein MESSAEKSERKDGYESCAANGSGSDSLTDSAAECRDSSTSSSSRSSSDASLGPLGWPIRKARVVKSSISDVSLGEIKSHKDDSKLKKLGPKISEIDMMKERFAKLLLGEDMSGSGKGVCTALAISNAITNLCATVFGQLWRLEPLPLEKKSMWQREMEWLLCVSDHIVELIPAWQTFPDGSKLEEILDSFSNTEFWYVDQGVIAPETTDGSASFRKSTQRQEEKWWLPVPRVPPGGLLEDTKKQLNHKRECANQILKAAMSINNIALAEMEVPESYLEALPKNGRACLGDVIYRYITSDQFSSDCLLDCLDLSSEHVALEIANRVEASIHVWHKRIQTKPTANPNRSAAKSSWEMVKDLMVVGDKRALLAERAESLLLCLKQRFPGLTQTSLDTSKIQCNKDVGKSILESYSRVLESLAYNIVARIDDLLYVDDISRHSDNKLSSAPTVSVIAHKRVTVPHSAPVSGTPYATAFSSPKPSPAPSIGPGTRGERTPFPSGNSNKPPRHGFGVKRALTNYFGGEAKVKNFANQTEGLVLVPNKHDEARPSQTGVEGSEHQKEPSAHKGKENRNMSS, from the exons ATGGAAAGTTCAGCTGAGAAGAGCGAGAGAAAAGATGGGTATGAATCTTGTGCTGCAAACGGTAGCGGAAGTGACTCCCTAACCGATTCAGCGGCTGAGTGCAGAGACAGCAGCACAAGTTCTAGCAGCAGATCCAGCTCTGACGCTTCTCTGGGTCCATTGGGTTGGCCTATAAGGAAGGCCCGTGTGGTGAAAAGCTCGATTTCAGATGTATCTCTAGGGGAAATCAAATCCCATAAGGATGATTCCAAGTTGAAGAAACTGGGTCCGAAAATTTCAG AAATTGACATGATGAAGGAGAGGTTTGCAAAGTTGTTGCTTGGTGAAGACATGTCTGGGAGTGGTAAAGGGGTTTGCACAGCGTTGGCCATCTCCAATGCCATTACCAATCTCTGTG CTACTGTTTTTGGTCAACTCTGGAGATTGGAGCCGTTGCCTTTGGAAAAGAAATCTATGTGGCAAAGAGAGATGGAATGGCTTCTTTGTGTTAGCGATCACATCGTTGAGTTAATACCTGCTTGGCAAACATTTCCAGACGGAAGTAAGCTTGAG GAGATATTAGACAGCTTTAGCAATACGGAGTTTTGGTATGTTGATCAAGGGGTTATAGCCCCAGAAACCACCGATGGTTCAGCCTCTTTCCGCAAGTCTACTCAGCGGCAGGAAGAGAAATGGTGGCTGCCTGTGCCTCGGGTCCCTCCTGGCGGTCTCCTTGAAGATACAAAAAAGCAGTTGAATCACAAGCGCGAATGTGCAAATCAAATACTAAAAGCTGCCATGTCCATCAACAACATAGCTTTAGCGGAAATGGAAGTTCCTGAATCATACTTGGAAGCTCTTCCAAAG AATGGGAGAGCTTGTTTAGGAGATGTTATTTACCGGTACATCACCTCAGACCAATTCTCATCAGACTGCTTGCTTGATTGCCTTGACCTGTCCTCTGAACATGTTGCTTTGGAGATTGCAAACCGTGTGGAGGCATCAATTCACGTATGGCATAAACGAATTCAAACAAAACCCACGGCTAATCCAAACCGGTCTGCTGCAAAATCTTCTTGGGAGATGGTCAAGGATCTAATGGTTGTTGGAGATAAGAGGGCATTGCTTGCAGAAAGAGCTGAAAGCCTTCTTCTTTGCTTGAAACAGCGTTTCCCTGGTCTAACCCAGACCTCCTTGGACACCAGCAAGATACAGTGCAACAAG GATGTAGGAAAATCGATCCTGGAGAGCTACTCGAGAGTTTTGGAAAGCCTGGCGTATAATATTGTTGCGCGTATTGATGATCTGCTATACGTGGACGACATATCGAGACACTCTGATAATAAGCTCTCTTCGGCTCCTACGGTTAGTGTGATTGCTCACAAGAGAGTTACAGTCCCACATTCAGCGCCTGTCTCAGGCACCCCGTATGCAACAGCTTTTTCCTCACCAAAACCTTCGCCTGCACCATCGATTGGACCTGGAACAAGGGGAGAGCGAACACCATTTCCTAGTGGCAACAGCAACAAGCCTCCTCGTCATGGCTTTGGGGTGAAAAGAGCTCTGACAAATTATTTTGGGGGTGAAGCGAAAGTCAAGAACTTTGCGAATCAAACAGAAGGGTTGGTTTTAGTTCCAAACAAACACGATGAAGCACGTCCATCTCAAACTGGTGTGGAAGGTTCAGAGCATCAAAAGGAGCCATCAGCTCACAAGGGAAAAGAGAACAGAAACATGTCCAGCTAG